Proteins co-encoded in one Streptomyces sp. JH34 genomic window:
- a CDS encoding helix-turn-helix transcriptional regulator: protein MDNQAEIREFLTSRRAKITPCQAGLPSGSRRRVPGLRRSEVAALADMSVEYYSKLERGNLAGASPAVLEALARALQLDDAERAHLLNLAHTADGSDALTRPRRRSPQWKAHRSLQWVLDAVTAGPAFVRNGRMDMLATNQLARAFYDDVYATAHNQANLARFNFLDPASRRFYPDWDQAADVAVSILRTEAGRNPHDKDLHDLVGELSTRSDDFRTRWGAHNVRHHGTGTKRFHHHAIGDLTLAYEGLEMAAEPGLTLTVYTAEPGSPHEEGLRLLASWAATQNSDAAWPSPSS from the coding sequence GTGGACAACCAAGCAGAGATCCGCGAGTTCCTGACCTCGCGGCGCGCGAAGATCACCCCCTGTCAGGCGGGCCTGCCGTCCGGCAGCCGCCGCCGGGTTCCCGGCCTGCGCAGGAGCGAGGTCGCAGCACTGGCCGACATGAGCGTGGAGTACTACTCCAAACTCGAACGCGGCAACCTCGCCGGCGCCTCCCCAGCCGTCCTGGAAGCCCTCGCCCGCGCCCTGCAGCTCGACGACGCCGAACGCGCCCACCTGCTGAACCTCGCCCACACAGCCGACGGCTCGGACGCCCTCACCCGCCCCCGAAGGCGCTCCCCGCAGTGGAAGGCCCACCGCAGCCTGCAATGGGTCCTGGACGCTGTCACCGCAGGCCCGGCCTTCGTCCGCAACGGCCGCATGGACATGCTCGCCACCAACCAGCTCGCCCGCGCCTTCTACGACGACGTCTACGCCACGGCCCACAACCAGGCCAACCTGGCCCGCTTCAACTTCCTCGACCCCGCCTCCCGCCGCTTCTACCCCGACTGGGACCAAGCCGCCGACGTTGCCGTGTCGATCCTGCGCACCGAAGCCGGCCGCAACCCCCATGACAAGGACCTGCACGACCTCGTCGGTGAACTCTCCACCCGCAGCGACGACTTCCGCACCCGCTGGGGCGCCCACAACGTCCGCCACCACGGCACCGGCACCAAGCGCTTCCACCACCACGCCATCGGTGATCTCACGCTTGCTTACGAAGGGCTGGAGATGGCCGCAGAACCCGGCCTCACCCTCACTGTCTACACCGCCGAGCCCGGCTCACCCCATGAGGAAGGATTGCGCCTCCTCGCCTCGTGGGCAGCCACCCAGAACTCTGACGCCGCGTGGCCCTCGCCCTCGAGCTGA
- a CDS encoding NADP-dependent oxidoreductase: MKAIVFDAFGGTEVLREAEIDVPRPGPGQVRVRVRAVGVNPVDGKIRSGVMEAIFPTTLPAVPGGEIAGVVDAVGGEVDHLQVGDEVLGWSDTGSYAQYALASAAVLAPKPVGLEWSNAAALPVASDGAERVLDLLDVTSGETLLIHGASGALGTIAVQLAVARGARVIGTAGPANQEYVTSLGATALVYGDNLVQRVRELAPEGVDAVLDAAGKGALEDSIILRGTTDRIVTTADFRARELGIVFAEGPQRRSAARLAELAQEAADGTLVTTLSATYPLAEAAKAQQASDAGHNRGKIVLTVN; encoded by the coding sequence ATGAAGGCCATTGTTTTCGACGCGTTCGGCGGCACCGAGGTTCTGCGCGAGGCAGAGATCGACGTTCCTCGGCCCGGTCCCGGCCAGGTCCGTGTACGTGTACGGGCCGTCGGCGTCAATCCGGTGGACGGAAAGATCCGCTCCGGCGTGATGGAGGCCATATTCCCCACCACGCTGCCCGCCGTGCCCGGCGGGGAGATCGCCGGTGTGGTCGACGCGGTCGGCGGGGAAGTCGACCACCTGCAGGTGGGGGACGAGGTCCTGGGCTGGTCCGACACCGGCTCCTACGCCCAGTACGCCCTGGCGTCGGCGGCCGTCCTCGCACCCAAGCCGGTCGGCCTGGAGTGGTCGAACGCCGCAGCTCTGCCTGTGGCGAGCGACGGTGCCGAACGCGTGCTGGACCTGCTCGACGTCACCTCGGGGGAGACGCTGCTGATCCATGGAGCGTCCGGCGCGCTCGGCACCATCGCCGTCCAGCTCGCCGTGGCACGCGGTGCCCGCGTCATCGGCACTGCCGGACCGGCCAACCAGGAGTACGTCACCTCGCTCGGCGCGACCGCGCTGGTCTACGGGGACAACCTGGTACAGCGGGTCCGCGAGCTGGCCCCCGAAGGGGTGGACGCTGTCCTCGACGCCGCGGGCAAGGGGGCACTGGAGGACTCGATCATCCTGCGCGGCACCACTGACCGGATTGTCACCACCGCCGACTTCCGCGCCCGCGAACTCGGAATCGTCTTCGCCGAGGGCCCGCAGCGGCGCTCCGCCGCGAGGCTGGCCGAACTGGCCCAGGAGGCCGCAGACGGCACACTGGTGACCACGCTCAGCGCCACCTACCCGCTCGCAGAAGCCGCCAAGGCGCAGCAGGCCAGCGATGCCGGCCACAACCGCGGCAAAATCGTCCTCACCGTCAACTGA
- a CDS encoding MarR family transcriptional regulator yields MSDTTSAELPNAARDGRLSYAVFQLARAHRSHAAAMLRALNLHPGQELLLMQLFDQDGQTQAELLERVGLDHSTVSKSLRRMQEAGLLTRVPAPHDRRVMVVSLTDAGRALREPIADMWRTLEQISVRDLTPDQVETFTTCANAIERSLRDRSRQAPVE; encoded by the coding sequence ATGTCCGACACCACCTCAGCGGAACTGCCGAACGCCGCGCGCGACGGGCGATTGAGCTACGCCGTCTTCCAGCTCGCCCGCGCCCATCGCAGCCACGCCGCCGCCATGCTGCGCGCCCTGAACCTGCACCCGGGACAGGAACTGCTGCTGATGCAGCTCTTCGACCAGGACGGCCAGACACAGGCAGAACTGCTCGAGCGTGTAGGCCTCGACCACTCCACCGTCTCCAAGTCGCTGCGCCGCATGCAGGAGGCCGGACTGCTCACCCGGGTGCCCGCTCCCCACGACCGGCGGGTCATGGTGGTCAGCCTCACCGATGCCGGCCGCGCGCTGCGGGAGCCCATCGCCGATATGTGGCGCACCCTGGAGCAGATCTCCGTACGCGATCTGACTCCTGACCAGGTCGAAACGTTCACCACGTGTGCGAACGCCATCGAGAGGTCGCTCAGGGACCGCAGCCGGCAGGCACCTGTCGAGTGA
- a CDS encoding DUF6357 family protein, whose translation MRDVVFTRRSDWIPTVIREDGDLKLALGAGADAGHAPRTFTFSIGEAHLAVIREDLARHLLLWSAVLPLCDAAGTRGRLDEKAAVALLDPILLAAPADVDALFQRIRWDRGRLIAHGADVDLLGRGQVCAAMRAATETSDGRRAQEYHAARRRAEHGVVLGPLDAAILMYTGQYLHGATIPRRIPDAVDPALLPEVMRVIATAEQACAGMRIGRDPRRGKRATDKRDWGRMATAVDAAVHRARPELVDDAVRTVSFLMCSEAADRSRSTSMEDDEDAARDRFGESTRKTILSFTDDKGAEKKWLADDARTATAEFWEFVGDRSASDNEVFTIEDEEMGEGIQLHFYADSIARVTTAHEGGGSDPEYRVEYSLVDGIGGYRNLVSAFVRGGCAALEQYGSWMSDAAELERARRRRDAE comes from the coding sequence ATGAGAGACGTCGTTTTCACACGCAGGAGCGACTGGATTCCGACTGTGATCCGCGAGGACGGTGACCTGAAGCTGGCGCTCGGGGCCGGGGCCGATGCCGGCCATGCGCCTCGCACCTTCACGTTCTCCATCGGGGAGGCCCATCTTGCGGTGATCCGGGAGGACCTGGCCAGACACCTGTTGCTGTGGAGTGCCGTCCTTCCGCTGTGCGACGCCGCCGGAACCCGGGGCCGGCTCGACGAGAAAGCTGCCGTCGCGCTCCTGGACCCGATCCTTCTTGCCGCGCCCGCAGACGTGGACGCGCTCTTCCAGCGCATCCGGTGGGACAGGGGTCGGCTCATCGCACATGGAGCTGACGTCGATCTGCTCGGGCGCGGTCAGGTCTGCGCGGCGATGCGCGCGGCGACCGAGACGTCCGACGGAAGACGAGCTCAGGAGTACCACGCGGCCCGCCGTCGCGCCGAGCACGGGGTGGTACTCGGTCCGCTCGACGCCGCGATCCTGATGTACACGGGCCAGTACCTGCACGGCGCGACGATACCGAGGCGGATCCCCGATGCCGTCGACCCGGCGCTGTTGCCCGAGGTCATGCGTGTGATCGCCACGGCGGAACAGGCATGTGCCGGCATGCGGATCGGCCGCGATCCGCGACGGGGAAAACGTGCCACGGACAAGCGTGACTGGGGTCGGATGGCGACCGCCGTCGACGCGGCCGTGCACCGTGCACGGCCTGAGCTCGTCGATGACGCGGTGCGTACCGTGAGCTTCCTGATGTGCTCGGAAGCCGCGGACCGCTCCAGGAGCACGTCCATGGAGGATGACGAGGACGCTGCCCGCGACCGCTTCGGCGAGAGTACGAGGAAGACGATCCTGTCGTTCACCGACGACAAGGGGGCCGAGAAGAAGTGGCTCGCTGACGATGCCCGAACCGCCACCGCGGAGTTCTGGGAGTTCGTCGGTGATCGCTCCGCCTCGGACAACGAAGTGTTCACCATCGAGGACGAGGAGATGGGCGAGGGAATCCAGCTTCACTTCTACGCGGATTCCATCGCCCGGGTCACGACGGCACACGAAGGCGGAGGGTCGGATCCGGAGTACCGGGTCGAGTACAGCCTGGTCGATGGGATCGGCGGATACCGGAACCTGGTGAGCGCCTTCGTCCGCGGCGGCTGTGCCGCACTCGAACAGTACGGCTCCTGGATGTCGGATGCCGCTGAGCTCGAGCGCGCGCGCCGACGGCGGGACGCCGAGTAG
- a CDS encoding helix-turn-helix domain-containing protein: protein MSRADEKAQAKAEYNAFLAVCPSRQLLDRISDKWVVLILCALGGDTPEKSGASHAPKRMRYSELARLLVGVSQKMLTQTLRALERDGLLIRTVTPTVPVTVTYELTELGLSLHHLTRGLRLWAQTHMEQVLAERENHDARAS from the coding sequence ATGTCGAGGGCCGACGAGAAAGCGCAGGCCAAGGCGGAGTACAACGCGTTCCTGGCGGTCTGCCCCAGTCGCCAGCTCCTCGACCGGATCTCGGACAAGTGGGTCGTCCTGATCCTGTGTGCGCTGGGCGGTGACACACCCGAAAAGTCCGGAGCATCGCACGCCCCGAAGAGGATGCGCTACTCCGAACTGGCCCGGCTACTGGTTGGCGTCAGCCAGAAGATGTTGACCCAGACGCTAAGAGCTCTCGAACGCGACGGGTTGCTCATCCGCACCGTGACACCCACGGTTCCTGTCACCGTCACCTACGAGCTGACCGAACTCGGGCTCTCACTCCACCACCTGACACGCGGGCTCAGACTGTGGGCCCAGACCCACATGGAACAGGTCCTCGCCGAGCGCGAGAACCACGACGCACGCGCTTCCTAG
- a CDS encoding aldo/keto reductase family oxidoreductase, with the protein MNTPSTPLPGGTWTLGDSSVTRFGYGAMQLAGPWVMGPPADHDGALAVLREAVSLGINHIDTSDAYGPRFTNELIREALRPYPEPLFIATKVGATRDAQGGWPTARRPEDLRKQIHENLESLGVDTLDLVNMRMGDAQGPQPGSIAEAFGTLVDLQQEGLIRHLGVSNVTGEQVAEAGGIAPIVCVQNMYNLAHRHDDDLVDRLASDGIAYVPFFPLGGFTPLQSEALSQVANRLGAAPMSVALAWLLQRSPNILLIPGTSSTAHLRDNIAGAGLSLSDADVAELDSIGR; encoded by the coding sequence ATGAACACGCCCTCCACACCTCTTCCCGGCGGAACCTGGACGCTGGGTGACTCCTCCGTCACCCGGTTCGGCTACGGCGCGATGCAACTCGCCGGCCCGTGGGTCATGGGGCCCCCCGCCGATCACGACGGCGCCCTGGCCGTGCTGCGCGAGGCAGTCAGCCTCGGGATCAACCACATCGACACCAGCGACGCTTACGGACCGCGCTTCACCAATGAGCTCATCCGTGAAGCGCTGCGCCCCTACCCGGAGCCGCTGTTCATCGCCACCAAGGTGGGTGCGACCCGCGACGCACAGGGCGGCTGGCCCACGGCGCGGCGTCCCGAAGACCTGCGCAAGCAGATCCATGAAAACCTCGAATCCCTCGGCGTCGATACCCTCGACTTGGTCAACATGCGCATGGGCGACGCTCAGGGCCCCCAGCCCGGCTCGATCGCCGAAGCATTCGGAACGCTCGTCGACCTCCAGCAAGAGGGACTGATCCGCCACCTCGGCGTCAGCAATGTCACTGGGGAGCAGGTCGCCGAGGCGGGCGGCATCGCCCCGATCGTCTGCGTGCAGAACATGTACAACCTCGCCCACCGCCACGACGACGATCTCGTGGATCGTCTCGCGAGCGATGGGATCGCCTATGTGCCGTTTTTCCCTCTGGGAGGCTTCACGCCGCTACAGTCCGAGGCCCTCTCACAGGTCGCGAACCGACTGGGGGCGGCACCCATGTCGGTCGCGCTGGCCTGGCTGCTGCAGCGCTCGCCGAACATCCTGCTCATCCCCGGCACTTCGTCCACCGCCCACCTGCGTGACAACATCGCAGGCGCCGGTCTCTCCCTCTCAGACGCGGATGTAGCCGAACTGGACAGCATCGGCCGCTGA
- a CDS encoding NUDIX hydrolase family protein produces MSDMTETTPGWLTTDELDMARARMPVLYVEAVPVRVDESGDVTSIGLLLRIGADGTISRALVSGRVLHHERVRDALLRHLEKDLGSVALPRVPASLQPFTVAEYFPTTGVTPFHDPRQHAVSLAYVVPVTGDCRPRQDALDLVWFSPQEAASPAVQSEMPGGHGVLLKQALAHIGHIY; encoded by the coding sequence ATGTCTGACATGACGGAAACCACGCCCGGCTGGCTCACCACGGACGAACTGGACATGGCCAGGGCCCGGATGCCCGTCCTGTACGTCGAGGCTGTCCCTGTGCGGGTGGACGAGAGCGGCGACGTCACCAGCATCGGGCTGCTCCTCCGGATCGGCGCCGACGGAACCATCAGCCGAGCCCTCGTGTCCGGTCGCGTCCTGCACCACGAGCGAGTCCGTGACGCCCTGCTGCGCCATCTGGAGAAGGATCTCGGTTCGGTGGCCCTGCCGCGCGTCCCGGCCTCGCTGCAGCCCTTCACCGTTGCCGAATACTTCCCCACCACGGGCGTCACCCCGTTCCATGATCCTCGCCAGCATGCGGTGTCCCTCGCGTACGTCGTGCCGGTGACCGGCGATTGCCGCCCGCGTCAGGACGCACTGGACCTGGTGTGGTTCAGCCCGCAGGAGGCGGCCTCACCGGCTGTGCAGAGCGAAATGCCGGGCGGCCACGGAGTGCTTCTGAAGCAGGCTCTGGCCCACATCGGACACATCTACTGA
- a CDS encoding FKBP-type peptidyl-prolyl cis-trans isomerase, translating into MSELTKPDIVVPEGDAPTELRIRDLVVGDGPEAQPGRVVQVHYVGVTFASGREFDSSWERDRPFKFAVGGGKVIKGWDRGVRGMKAGGRREIIVPPRLGYGKQSPSPSIPAGSTLIFVVDLLTVVGGPAGARPRSTGTA; encoded by the coding sequence ATGAGCGAACTGACGAAGCCCGACATCGTGGTTCCGGAGGGTGACGCGCCTACCGAGCTGAGGATCCGGGACCTTGTGGTGGGGGACGGGCCCGAGGCACAGCCGGGCAGGGTCGTGCAGGTTCACTACGTAGGGGTCACGTTCGCGTCGGGACGGGAATTCGACTCCTCCTGGGAGCGGGACCGGCCGTTCAAGTTCGCGGTGGGCGGTGGCAAGGTCATCAAGGGCTGGGACCGGGGGGTGAGGGGAATGAAGGCCGGTGGCCGACGCGAGATCATCGTTCCCCCGCGTCTCGGCTACGGCAAGCAGTCGCCCTCTCCGTCGATCCCGGCCGGCTCGACGCTGATCTTCGTCGTGGACCTGCTCACGGTGGTGGGCGGGCCGGCCGGGGCGAGGCCCCGCTCGACCGGCACGGCCTGA